Genomic segment of Pseudomonas sp. CCI4.2:
GCGTTGGCAAGAGAAAAGTACGAATACGCTGGCTCATTGGGCCGGCCAATCGATGCGCTTACGCTGCTTTGTGAAGCGCTCAACGTCGACTTTTCGACCCGTCCTTACGATAAGCCATTTAGCGACGCTGAACTGGCCACAGTATCTTGGCACAGCCTTCGAGATCAGGTCATCCGCATCAGCGGTAAGAAGAACCCTTCGGTACGTGACTTTGTCGAGTGCAGCGGGCGCGGCACCATCAAAGAAGGCCCTGCGTTCATCGGCACGCCAACCCAAGTTGCAGATCAGATGGTTGAGTGGTTCGAGAATTGCTGCGACGGATTTGTATTGCAAGCCACCTCAATGCCCGGAACCTATGAAGATTTTGTCCGCTTAGTAGTGCCTGAACTGCAGCGTCGTGGTCTCTACCGCAAGGAGTATCCGGGCCAGACCTTGCGCGATACGTTGGATATTAAAAGGCCGACAACCCGCGCCTGGCGCAAATACGTCTGAGGATAATGGTCATGAAAGAAATCAAAATCCTCACCCCGATCGGGATGCTTGGCTACGGTGTGCCCGAGGTTGACTTCGAGGCAGGGCTCGAGGCCGGTGCAGATGTCGTGATCGTCGACTCCGGATCCACCGATCCAGGACCTTACCAATTGGGCCTTGGCGAGACTCTTGCCAAGCCCGAGGCATACGTCCGTGACCTGCGTGTGATGCTTAAGGGTTGTACGGCACGCGGCGTGCCGCTGCTGATTGGTTCTGCTGGCGGTCCAGGCACGGCAAAACACGTCGACGACATGGTGGAGACCATTCAGCGTATCGGCGCCGAGTTGGGCAAGTCACTGAAGATAGTTGCGATATATGCCGACGTTGATCCAGGGTTGGTAAGCGCGCGTTTTGCCGCAGGGCGCACTCAGTCTTGTGCCTCAGCTCCAGAGCTAACCCAAGCAGACATCGATCAGAGCGTGCACATTGTCGCTCAGATGGGCGCTGAACCTATTTATCAGGTGCTGCGTGAGCATCCCGATGTAGACGTAGTTGTGGCCGGACGCGCTTACGATCCGGCGCCTTTCGCTGCTTTCTGCATGTTGCATGGCATCGAACCGGGCATTTACTGGCACATGGGCAAGATAATGGAGTGTGGTGGTGCCTGCGCTGAACCGAAGGGCAAGGTGATTCTCGCCACGGTGCGGGCCGACAGCTTCGATCTGGAACCATTGAATCCAGCCGAGCGTTGCACACCTACGTCAGTCGCTGCTCATACGTTGTACGAGAAGAGCCGTCCAGACTTGCTGGCCGGTCCTGGCGGCGTGCTCGACCTTCGCAGTTCGAAATATGAAGCGCTCGACGACCGCCGAGTCCGCGTCAGTGGCAGCATTTTCCATCCAGCGTCGACCTACCAGGTAAAGCTCGAAGGTGCTGCGATTGATGGTTATCGGACAATCTTCATCGGAGGTGTTCGTGATCCAATCCTGATTGCCATTATCGATAAGGCACTGATTTCCATACGCCAATATCTGCAAGGTTATTACCCTGAGATGGCCAGCGGAGAAGCGCAAATAAACTTCCACGTATATGGCAAGCACGCGGTGATGGGAAAGCGCGAACCCTTAAGTCACCACGAGCCTCACGAGGTTGGCATTCTTGGAGAAGTTACCGCTTCGACACAAACATTGGCCAATGCCATTTGCAGCACTGCGCGCATCGCCATGCTGCACATGCCTTATCCGGGGCAGATGGCAACTGGCGGTAACTTCGCGATTCCGCTCAATCCGCCGGAGAATCCTATTGGTGCTGTTTGCAGATTCTCGCTTTATCACCTGATGGACGTGGAGTCGCCCTGTGAACTGTTTCCAAGCAAGGTGATAGAGGCCCATGTATGACAGCGCTGAAGAGCTTGGCCCAAGTAATACGTAGTAAGAATTCAGGCCCGTTCGAAATTACTTTCGATGTCATTTTCGCTGATCGCCAGCGTTACGAACGTGTCCGCACCAGTCGCGTACTGACGCAGGAGCTGATCACTGAGTTGTACCAGATTCCTCCTGGCGAACTGATTACTTTCATGTTTTTTGAGCCCGCGCTCGCGTTCAAATTCACCATCAAGCGTCATGGCAATCAGGGTGGAATAGGGGAGCGCGACACTTTTGGCGCACAGCAACACGCACTGTTGCTGGACATCGATATTCCTTGAGCTACCGCCGCTCTTCAAAACAAAACCAAGATTCGGAGAGAACCCTTATGAACACACATCAAGCGCCGACGTCACCTACTGATTCCGAGCGGATTGCTGCTTTTGCCTTGCAGCTAGATCTAGATGCAATTCCAGCCGAGGTGCAGATACTTGCCAAGGAGCATCTGCTGGACGTTCTTGGCATTGCCTTGGCTTCCTCTCGTTTCGAATTCGGCCGCGTAGCCATTGAGGGTGCACGCGCACTCGGCAAGGGAGACGAGGCCACTGTATTGGGGACCGGAGAGCGCCTTCCGGCAACTTCTGCCGCGCTGGCTAATGGCATCCTCGCTCATAGTTTGGATTTCGACGATACCCACATTGGTGCTATCTACCACGCCAGCGCTCCAGCCATGGCGGCGGCATTGGCTGCCGGCGAGGCGACCGAAGCCAGCGGCCGCGAGGTTCTGACCGCGTTCATCATTGCTTTGGAGATCGGATGCCGACTGGGCACCGGCGCTGCCGGCAAGCTCCACGTCCGAGGCTTCCATCCAACCGCGCTGTGCGGCACCTTTGCCGCTGCTACTGCTGCTGGCCGCCTCAACAAACTTGGATACCCTGCATTGGTATCAGCTTTGGGGCTGTGCGGAAGCATGGCGGCGGGCATCCTTGAAGTTGGACAGTCTTGGCTTAAGCGCTTGCATCCGGGCTGGGCCGCACATGGAGGTCTGAGTGCGGTGGCGCTCGGGCGAGTGGGTTTCCTTGGACCCAATACCGTACTCGAAGGCTCACACGGCTTTTATGCGACTCACGTGCAATCTGTGCCGCAGGGTGAGCACTCTCCAGCTCATGGTCTCGGCGAGACTTGGCAAACTCTCGGCATCGCCCTAAAGCCATATCCCTGCTGTCATTTCATCCACGGATTTGTCGACGCCGCATTGGAGTTGCGTGGCCAGTTCGACCTGGATGAGGTCGAGCGCATCGAATGCCCGCTGACTGCGATGTTGCACCCGATGGTTGGCGCACCACGCGAGCGTTGCATTGAACCTCCGACCGTCTATGCGGCGCTTTTCAGTGTGCATTATGTGGTGGCGCTCGCACTCACCAAGGGGCGTGTCGATTTGGTAGCGTTTTATGACGAGCCGATCAGCGATCCTAAAGTGCTGGAAGTTGCGGCAAAGGTGCATTGCATCGATGACATCAACAGCGATTTTCCTAAGCATTTTCCGGGGGAGGTGATTGTCACGCTCAAGGACGGGCGCGTCTTTCGTTGCCGTAAGCCCACCAGCCTTGGAACGCCGGAAGTACCCCTGTCGCGGGCCGAGATCGAGGTCAAGTTCTTTGCGAACGCTACCCGTGCGATTAGTCGCGAAGCGGCCGAACAAATCGTTGATGTAGTGTTGAATTTGGAAAAGGCTGAGTCTCTTGGCCAGCTCATGGCGCTTTGCAGCGCCAGTTGATGCATCCGAGGTGCGCTGCTTGCTGGCGCACCGTTCTGCGGCGAGACCTACAGTCAAGCCGAACGATAAAAATAAGAGAGCAGGAGTATTTCTGTGCGTGAACACATCCTTGATGACTCTGCCAATACGGCTGCGACGTCTCTCTCCGATTCCATTTCGGCTGGCGACATCGCCGCCCGGCTCGACCGACTTCCGGCAACCCGCTCGGTTTGGACTATGGTGCTGTTGCTGGCGCTTGGGTCGTTCTTTGAATTTTACGAAATATTTTCTACGGCCTACGTCATGCCAGGGTTGATCGCGAGTGGGATTCTCACTACAACAACGGAAAGTTTCTTCGGTATGACCGGCGCGGCGAGTTACATCGCGGCTACCTTTGTCGGCATGTTCCTCGGCGTTCTGTTGTTCGGCCAAGTCGCCGACCGATTCGGCCGTCGCACTGTTTTCACCTGCGCTCTACTGGGCTACTCGATTGCCTCGGCAATTATGGCCTTCCAGACTGACGCTCATACGCTCAACATCTGGCGACTCGTCGCTGGTGTGTTCCTCGGCGTAGAAATCGTCACCATCGACACTTACCTGAGCGAGCTCGTACCAGCCCGGATTCGTGGCCGCGCCTTCGCCATTCTGAGAATGTGCAGCTTCATCGCCGTGCCCATGGTGGCATTGATCGCCTACCTTTTGGTACCAACCACGTTGCTCGGCTACGAGGGGTGGCGATGGGTCTTCTGGATCGGCTCCTGTGGTGCACTGTTCATCTGGTTCCTGCGCCGTGGTTTACCAGAGAGCCCGCGCTGGCTAGCCAGCCATGGCCGTTTAAAGGAGGCGGACGCGGTCCTGCGTCAATTGGAGGCGAGGGTACAGACTCATTATGGTAAGGCGCTGCCGAAGCCGACGCCAACGCAGGGAGTCGTGCTGAAAACTCGGGAGCAGGTGAGCTTCACCGAAATATGGAGCCGACACTACCGCGGTCGCACCCTGATGTTGCTGTTGTGTCAGGTGGCGATGGGCATTGCACTTTTTGGTTTCTCAAACTGGATGCCCACGTTCCTTGTTGAGCATGGCATTGGGCTCACCAAGAGCCTTGAGTACGGCCTGATAATTTCTTGCGTAACACCTCTCGGTCCATTGGTGGCGTTCTTTTTCGCCGATCGAATTGAGCGTAAATGGCAATTACTCGTTGCTGGTAGCCTGATGATTTTCGGTGGTCTGTTATTTGTCGAGGTGCGAGGTATGTTGCCGCTGATCCTGGCAGGTTCGTTAATCACACTGGGCGCAACCGTCGTGCCGATGGTCGTACATACCTATCAAACTGAACTTTACCCCACCCGCAACAGAGCGCTTACAACTGGTTTTGTGGTCGCTATTGGGCGGCTCGGTGGGGCAATGAGCGGGTTCCTGATCGCTGCTGCGCTGAAGTATGCGGGCGTGTCCGGCGCACTCATGCTGATCTGCGGTGCCATGGCAGTATCAATGTTGTCGATCATCCTATTTGGACCTCGCACTCGCGGGCGCTCATTGGAAGAGCTTAACCGTTAGGGCCTCCTGAATCAGGCGCCTCACCCCTCATATTCCTCCACTGTACAGGCCGCATAGACTTCTCATTGCATCATGAGAAGGGCTTTGCCCGAAAAGCCCAAATTC
This window contains:
- a CDS encoding acyclic terpene utilization AtuA family protein; this translates as MKEIKILTPIGMLGYGVPEVDFEAGLEAGADVVIVDSGSTDPGPYQLGLGETLAKPEAYVRDLRVMLKGCTARGVPLLIGSAGGPGTAKHVDDMVETIQRIGAELGKSLKIVAIYADVDPGLVSARFAAGRTQSCASAPELTQADIDQSVHIVAQMGAEPIYQVLREHPDVDVVVAGRAYDPAPFAAFCMLHGIEPGIYWHMGKIMECGGACAEPKGKVILATVRADSFDLEPLNPAERCTPTSVAAHTLYEKSRPDLLAGPGGVLDLRSSKYEALDDRRVRVSGSIFHPASTYQVKLEGAAIDGYRTIFIGGVRDPILIAIIDKALISIRQYLQGYYPEMASGEAQINFHVYGKHAVMGKREPLSHHEPHEVGILGEVTASTQTLANAICSTARIAMLHMPYPGQMATGGNFAIPLNPPENPIGAVCRFSLYHLMDVESPCELFPSKVIEAHV
- a CDS encoding DUF4387 domain-containing protein, which encodes MTALKSLAQVIRSKNSGPFEITFDVIFADRQRYERVRTSRVLTQELITELYQIPPGELITFMFFEPALAFKFTIKRHGNQGGIGERDTFGAQQHALLLDIDIP
- a CDS encoding MmgE/PrpD family protein — encoded protein: MNTHQAPTSPTDSERIAAFALQLDLDAIPAEVQILAKEHLLDVLGIALASSRFEFGRVAIEGARALGKGDEATVLGTGERLPATSAALANGILAHSLDFDDTHIGAIYHASAPAMAAALAAGEATEASGREVLTAFIIALEIGCRLGTGAAGKLHVRGFHPTALCGTFAAATAAGRLNKLGYPALVSALGLCGSMAAGILEVGQSWLKRLHPGWAAHGGLSAVALGRVGFLGPNTVLEGSHGFYATHVQSVPQGEHSPAHGLGETWQTLGIALKPYPCCHFIHGFVDAALELRGQFDLDEVERIECPLTAMLHPMVGAPRERCIEPPTVYAALFSVHYVVALALTKGRVDLVAFYDEPISDPKVLEVAAKVHCIDDINSDFPKHFPGEVIVTLKDGRVFRCRKPTSLGTPEVPLSRAEIEVKFFANATRAISREAAEQIVDVVLNLEKAESLGQLMALCSAS
- a CDS encoding MFS transporter translates to MREHILDDSANTAATSLSDSISAGDIAARLDRLPATRSVWTMVLLLALGSFFEFYEIFSTAYVMPGLIASGILTTTTESFFGMTGAASYIAATFVGMFLGVLLFGQVADRFGRRTVFTCALLGYSIASAIMAFQTDAHTLNIWRLVAGVFLGVEIVTIDTYLSELVPARIRGRAFAILRMCSFIAVPMVALIAYLLVPTTLLGYEGWRWVFWIGSCGALFIWFLRRGLPESPRWLASHGRLKEADAVLRQLEARVQTHYGKALPKPTPTQGVVLKTREQVSFTEIWSRHYRGRTLMLLLCQVAMGIALFGFSNWMPTFLVEHGIGLTKSLEYGLIISCVTPLGPLVAFFFADRIERKWQLLVAGSLMIFGGLLFVEVRGMLPLILAGSLITLGATVVPMVVHTYQTELYPTRNRALTTGFVVAIGRLGGAMSGFLIAAALKYAGVSGALMLICGAMAVSMLSIILFGPRTRGRSLEELNR